In Vibrio stylophorae, the genomic stretch GTAAAACCAGAGCGCATCCTGCCAACGACAATGGAGTTCGTGGATATTGCAGGTTTGGTTGCTGGCGCTTCAAAAGGTGAAGGTCTTGGCAATAAATTCCTTGCCAATATTCGTGAAACCGATGCCATTGGTCACGTGGTTCGCTGCTTTGAAAACGAAAACATCGTACACGTTGCTGGCCGTATCAACCCACTTGAAGATATCGATATCATCAACCTAGAACTCGCCATGGCTGACCTTGACACCTGTGAGCGTGCCATGCAGCGCCTTGCAAAACGCGCAAAAGGTGGTGATAACGATGCGAAATTCGAAATCAAAGTGCTAGAAAAAATGCTGCCAGTACTGACCGAAGGTGGCATGGCGCGTTCTATGGATCTGAGCAAAGAAGAGATGGCAGCCATCGATTACCTGCACTTCTTGACACTCAAACCAACCATGTACATCGCCAACGTCAATGATGATGGCTTCGAAAACAACCCATTCCTTGATCTTGTGATGGCACGAGCAGCAGAAGAAAACGCAGTTGTGGTCCCAGTTTGCGCGGCAATGGAATCAGAAATTGCTGAGCTTGATGATGCTGACCGTGAAGAGTTCTTGGCAGATATGGGCATCGAAGAACCAGGCCTTAACCGTGTGATCCGTTCTGGTTACGAGCTTCTTGCGCTGCAAACTTACTTCACCGCTGGCGTGAAAGAAGTCCGTGCATGGACCATCCCTGTGGGTGCAACAGCGCCAAAAGCAGCGGCAGTGATCCACACCGACTTTGAAAAAGGCTTTATTCGTGCAGAAGTCGTCGGTTATGACGATTTCATCACCTACCGCGGTGAAAACGGTGCGAAAGATGCCGGTAAATGGCGCTTGGAAGGTAAAGAATACATCGTCAAAGATGGTGATGTAATGCACTTCCGCTTCAACGTTTAATCACGTTTAGCGCAATAAAAAACGCAGCTTCGGCTGCGTTTTTTTATGTGTTTTATTCAAAATTTCGACGCAACATTCTTTTCTAGTCACCAACTATTCTTTTCTAATCACGAACGGGCTTATAGCTAAGCGCCTAAATCTAGCCAGCAAAATATGGGAAGATCCTAGGCAAAGCGCAACAAAACGCCAAAAAATAAGACAAGGCAACACAATTTTGCCTGTCAGCAAATCACTCACGACGAAAGCACGTCAATATCATTGGCTATATCTTCAGCGACATTTGCAAACACGCTTTTCAGTCACCTCTTTTGCTTCGCCCGAACGCCATGATGCATGCATTTAATTTACAAACCAGCAACCGATTTTTGATGTTTTTTACAGCGACTTTTGTCGCACTATCAATCGCTTTGTTTAAAATCCACGCGAACGCGCTGAGAATCGCGTTTTTTCCAAAAAAATGGTTGACGCTTTTCCCTGAGATTAGCATAATGCGCCCCGCAGTCAGGACGGAGACCACAAAGCAGTGAGCCACCGACCGATGCAAAATATGTAGGCTACGTAGCTCAGCTGGTTAGAGCACATCACTCATAATGATGGGGTCACAGGTTCAAATCCCGTCGTAGCCACCATTCTCACCTAAACGTGAGAACACAATTTGAATGCGGAAGTGGCGAAATTGGTAGACGCACCAGATTTAGGTTCTGGCGCCGCGAGGTGTGAGAGTTCGAGTCTCTCCTTCCGCACCATTCAAGTTGTAATAGTTCATTCAGTTGAACACTGTAGGTCTATCGCCAAGCGGTAAGGCAACGGGTTTTGATCCCGTCATCCCCTGGTTCGAATCCAGGTAGACCTGCCACAAATTCTTTGTTACACTGCTCCGCCCTTGTGCTAGCAGGGTAAGAAAACAAGATGGCTACGTAGCTCAGCTGGTTAGAGCACATCACTCATAATGATGGGGTCACAGGTTCAAATCCCGTCGTAGCCACCATTCTCACCTAATCGTGAGAACACAATTTGAATGCGGAAGTGGCGAAATTGGTAGACGCACCAGATTTAGGTTCTGGCGCCGCGAGGTGTGAGAGTTCGAGTCTCTCCTTCCGCACCATTCAAATTGTAAAGTTCATTCAATTGAACACTGTAGGTCTATCGCCAAGCGGTAAGGCAACGGGTTTTGATCCCGTCATTCCCTGGTTCGAATCCAGGTAGACCTGCCATATTTTAGTTGTTTTGCTGATAAGCGGAATGACGATAAAAATTTGCGGAAGTGGCGAAATTGGTAGACGCACCAGATTTAGGTTCTGGCGCCGCGAGGTGTGAGAGTTCGAGTCTCTCCTTCCGCACCATAATTTAGATAGTAAAAACTATCGCTGTAGGTCTATCGCCAAGCGGTAAGGCAACGGGTTTTGATCCCGTCATCCCCTGGTTCGAATCCAGGTAGACCTGCCACAAATTCTTTGTTACACTGCTCCGCCCTTGTGCTAGCAGGGTAAGAAAACAAGATGGCTACGTAGCTCAGCTGGTTAGAGCACATCACTCATAATGATGGGGTCACAGGTTCAAATCCCGTCGTAGCCACCATTCTCACCTAATCGTGAGAACACAATTTGAATGCGGAAGTGGCGAAATTGGTAGACGCACCAGATTTAGGTTCTGGCGCCGCGAGGTGTGAGAGTTCGAGTCTCTCCTTCCGCACCATTCAAATTGTAAAGTTCATTCAATTGAACACTGTAGGTCTATCGCCAAGCGGTAAGGCAACGGGTTTTGATCCCGTCATTCCCTGGTTCGAATCCAGGTAGACCTGCCATATTTTAGTTGTTTTGCTGATAAGCGGAATGACGATAAAAATTTGCGGAAGTGGCGAAATTGGTAGACGCACCAGATTTAGGTTCTGGCGCCGCGAGGTGTGAGAGTTCGAGTCTCTCCTTCCGCACCATAATTTAGATAGTAAAAACTATCGCTGTAGGTCTATCGCCAAGCGGTAAGGCAACGGGTTTTGATCCCGTCATTCCCTGGTTCGAATCCAGGTAGACCTGCCATTATTCTCTAAGGTTTGCCTTAGAAAAGTTGGCTACGTAGCTCAGCTGGTTAGAGCACATCACTCATAATGATGGGGTCACAGGTTCAAATCCCGTCGTAGCCACCATTCTCACCTAATCGTGAGAACACAATTTGAATGCGGAAGTGGCGAAATTGGTAGACGCACCAGATTTAGGTTCTGGCGCCGCGAGGTGTGAGAGTTCGAGTCTCTCCTTCCGCACCATTCAAATTGTAAAGTTCATTCAGTTGAACACTGTAGGTCTATCGCCAAGCGGTAAGGCAACGGGTTTTGATCCCGTCATCCCCTGGTTCGAATCCAGGTAGACCTGCCATATTTTAGTTGTTTTGCTGATAAGCGGAATGACGATAAAAATTTGCGGAAGTGGCGAAATTGGTAGACGCACCAGATTTAGGTTCTGGCGCCGCGAGGTGTGAGAGTTCGAGTCTCTCCTTCCGCACCATTAATTAGATAGCACTGGCTGTCATCTGCAGGTCTATCGCCAAGCGGTAAGGCAACGGGTTTTGATCCCGTCATTCCCTGGTTCGAATCCAGGTAGACCTGCCACTTTTCTCTAAGATTGAAAAATCTTAGAACTGACAACGAAACAATTGCACCAGAGTTCAACTCAGCCACGCAATTGATTCTACAAACATGCGGAAGTGGCGAAATTGGTAGACGCACCAGATTTAGGTTCTGGCGCCGCGAGGTGTGAGAGTTCGAGTCTCTCCTTCCGCACCATGATTGAGCCCAGCAGTGATATTCATTGCTGGGCTTTTTCTTTATCGATATTTTTCCCTTCATAGCCTCACATCAAATCAGGCAACATAACGCTCTAATCACGCGACTGAGCTATATGTTTTCGCTCCGCCCCCATAAGCGACAAACCTTAGATATAAAAAAGCCGCATCACTGCGGCTTAGAACAAGTTGCCTCACTTAAACGCGAGGATCGCATTGACTTAAAGTCCTAGGGCATAACTCAGGGCCAGTTTTTTCAATGGCCCGGCTCGCTGAGCGAGCGCCAATCCCGCATTGCGAGCGATCTTCAGCGGCAAACAGTCATTACTAAAACCTAAGTAGAAACTATCCATAGCACTTTGCATCAGCCAGTTATCGGGTTGTCTGCGCTGCTGATAGACTTGCAAGGTCTCTTGCTGACACCAATGCGCCTGACGCTTTTCCATCTCTTCGAGTAGCACGGCCACATCTTTAAAGCCGAGATTCACACCCTGCCCCGCTAATGGATGAATGGTATGAGCTGCATCCCCCAATAACGCCAGACTCGGCGCGATATAGGTTTTGGCATGGCGACGACGCAGTGGAAAACTGCCACGAGAAATAATCGCGACTTCACCAAGCTTCTCTGGAAATGCCTGCATCACCTGCTCGCTAAGCTGTGATAGATGCATCTGACTTAACGCTTGAATGCGTTTAGGATTGTCATACCACACCAAGCAAGTGTGCGATTCACTGAGTGGCAGTAAAGCGCGCGGGCCGGATGGTGTAAACCACTGCCAAGTTTGCTCAAGGTGCGGTGTTTGCGTTTCAGCAATCATCAGTAAGCAGTGCTGCCGATAATCAAATTCAGACAGACCAATCATCGCTTGCTGGCGGACCCAAGAATTGGCGCCATCGGCACCAATAAGCCAGCGCGTTTCAATCGCACGGCCATTTTCAAGCATCAGCTGATAATGGTCGCCACATTGAGCATTTTCACGATGCTGAGCATGAGGACTGCGTTGCCAAGACGCGGCTTTGCTTTCAACCAATTCAACCTGCGGATATTGTTTGAGCTGCTGCCACAGTGCCCATTGAATAGCGCGGTTTTCGACCATATAACCCAGCATATCGCGATCGAGGGCTTTGGCATCAAAACTCACCTTTGATTGGCCCAGCTCCCAAGTAGCAAGACTGCGATAAGGCGTTGCGCGTTGCGCTAAAACATCAGGCCAAGCACCCAATGACTCCAGCAAAGCAATGGAGCCAGCGGAAATCGCAGAGATGCGTAAATCATAGGGTTCGCTTGCGGCCACCGACTTTGGTGGCATTGTTTCTAGCAGCGCAACTTTCAACCCTAATCGAGCGCTACCAAGCGCCATCGCGGCACCCACCATGCCACCGCCAATAATGGTGATATCAAACATTTTGTCATCATCAATATGAAACCTTGACTCAAGTGTACCTAGCTCAAGTCCATCCAGCTAGTTTCACGATATTCACAGCAGATGATTCGAAATTTTACCGACAAATCTTAGGGTTATTTTCCACACAATTGGAAGCAAAAGTGACACAGGTCAGCATCTAGTCAGCACGGTTTGAAACGAGTACAATACGCCGCTTGCTAGCGATGTCAGCAGGAAGATCCGCACCCTATCTGGGTTGCAGGCTCAACACGAAGCACACATAAGTATGAGCGATAGGTAAAATGTCAAAGAAATTACTAATCAAAACCTGGGGCTGTCAGATGAACGAATACGATTCATCAAAAATGGCCGATCTTCTCAATAGCACCAATGGCTACGAGCTGACAGAGATCCCAGAAGAAGCTGATGTGCTGCTTTTGAATACCTGTTCAATTCGTGAAAAAGCGCAGGAAAAAGTATTCCATCAGCTCGGTCGTTGGAAAACACTCAAAGATGCACGCCCACACATCGTCATTGGTGTTGGTGGCTGCGTTGCTACCCAAGAAGGCGATCACATTCGTGAACGCGCACCTTACGTTGACGTGATCTTTGGTCCACAAACCCTGCACCGCTTACCTGAGATGATCAAACAATCTCAAAGCGATGAAGCGCCAGTGATGGATATCTCATTCCCTGAGATTGAGAAATTC encodes the following:
- the ychF gene encoding redox-regulated ATPase YchF; protein product: MGFKCGIVGLPNVGKSTLFNALTKAGIEAANFPFCTIEPNTGVVPVPDPRMEALAEIVKPERILPTTMEFVDIAGLVAGASKGEGLGNKFLANIRETDAIGHVVRCFENENIVHVAGRINPLEDIDIINLELAMADLDTCERAMQRLAKRAKGGDNDAKFEIKVLEKMLPVLTEGGMARSMDLSKEEMAAIDYLHFLTLKPTMYIANVNDDGFENNPFLDLVMARAAEENAVVVPVCAAMESEIAELDDADREEFLADMGIEEPGLNRVIRSGYELLALQTYFTAGVKEVRAWTIPVGATAPKAAAVIHTDFEKGFIRAEVVGYDDFITYRGENGAKDAGKWRLEGKEYIVKDGDVMHFRFNV
- a CDS encoding FAD-dependent monooxygenase, yielding MFDITIIGGGMVGAAMALGSARLGLKVALLETMPPKSVAASEPYDLRISAISAGSIALLESLGAWPDVLAQRATPYRSLATWELGQSKVSFDAKALDRDMLGYMVENRAIQWALWQQLKQYPQVELVESKAASWQRSPHAQHRENAQCGDHYQLMLENGRAIETRWLIGADGANSWVRQQAMIGLSEFDYRQHCLLMIAETQTPHLEQTWQWFTPSGPRALLPLSESHTCLVWYDNPKRIQALSQMHLSQLSEQVMQAFPEKLGEVAIISRGSFPLRRRHAKTYIAPSLALLGDAAHTIHPLAGQGVNLGFKDVAVLLEEMEKRQAHWCQQETLQVYQQRRQPDNWLMQSAMDSFYLGFSNDCLPLKIARNAGLALAQRAGPLKKLALSYALGL